One stretch of Gammaproteobacteria bacterium DNA includes these proteins:
- a CDS encoding flagellar hook-length control protein FliK yields the protein MTIQTIGVPLPNTSRADAGRFFLPGAKEFASELRLGEVIKGKVLRQYDGNRYLVNFGGQERVVDSGIPLQTGDLIHGRVIGLGDRVELQRLYPNDGEAPAADARANTVLDPQARGSNRLDDLLARYNVRLSADDQNALAAAVRRAADGGAMALSGALLAKLGLKQASELLWPVYNALLRKTDGVGLPVAADAAVKIETGNGEAPTLSPAALRRLADAIDKAISDSPEESADQSADSVIDPQAVPVGLPPLKAITDNESNGQRDQQQLAYWLLNAQADGAVAHRLGTLPLLVGGQLVEVEMSFFEQRRDAEQKPDAKHRKLMFSLKTQNLGRVEVVAHLSGAHARVQIATQDPEKTALVSGYAEQLKTALAGSGWAIDEIAYQTQQDDGKSRVVRSVVEHVVSQDSLSRWV from the coding sequence ATGACGATTCAAACCATCGGCGTTCCCTTACCGAATACATCGCGCGCCGACGCCGGCCGTTTCTTCTTGCCGGGCGCGAAGGAGTTCGCCAGCGAGTTGCGTCTGGGCGAAGTCATCAAAGGCAAGGTGCTGCGGCAGTACGACGGTAACCGTTACCTCGTTAATTTCGGCGGCCAAGAGCGCGTGGTCGACAGCGGTATTCCGCTGCAGACCGGCGATTTGATTCATGGCCGCGTCATCGGCCTGGGTGACCGCGTCGAATTACAGCGGTTGTATCCGAACGACGGCGAGGCGCCGGCGGCCGATGCGCGCGCCAATACCGTGCTCGATCCGCAAGCGCGCGGCTCGAACCGGTTGGACGATTTGCTGGCGCGGTACAACGTGCGCTTGAGCGCCGACGATCAAAACGCATTGGCGGCGGCGGTGCGCCGTGCCGCCGACGGCGGTGCGATGGCGTTGAGCGGTGCGCTGCTGGCGAAATTGGGATTGAAGCAGGCGTCGGAATTGTTGTGGCCGGTCTATAACGCGTTGCTGCGTAAGACCGACGGCGTTGGACTACCGGTCGCCGCTGATGCGGCGGTAAAGATCGAAACCGGCAATGGCGAAGCGCCGACGTTATCGCCGGCGGCATTGCGCCGGTTAGCCGATGCGATCGACAAGGCCATCAGTGACTCGCCGGAAGAAAGTGCCGACCAAAGCGCCGACAGCGTTATCGATCCGCAAGCCGTGCCGGTCGGTCTACCGCCGTTGAAGGCGATAACCGACAACGAGTCGAACGGCCAGCGCGATCAACAACAGCTTGCGTATTGGTTGCTCAACGCACAGGCGGACGGTGCGGTTGCGCATCGATTGGGGACTTTGCCGTTGCTGGTCGGCGGCCAGCTGGTCGAAGTGGAGATGTCGTTCTTCGAGCAGCGCCGCGACGCCGAACAGAAGCCCGACGCCAAGCACCGCAAGCTGATGTTCTCGCTCAAAACGCAAAACCTAGGTCGCGTCGAAGTCGTGGCGCACTTGTCCGGTGCGCATGCGCGCGTGCAGATTGCCACGCAAGATCCGGAGAAGACGGCGCTGGTATCTGGCTATGCCGAGCAGTTGAAAACGGCGCTTGCCGGCAGCGGTTGGGCGATCGACGAGATCGCCTACCAAACGCAGCAGGACGACGGCAAGAGCCGGGTCGTGCGCTCGGTCGTCGAGCACGTGGTTAGCCAGGATTCGTTGAGTCGATGGGTATGA
- the fliR gene encoding flagellar biosynthetic protein FliR yields MTIAIETAWIFVIALVALRFGAVLVMTPLFSFGGVPANVRVLLVLALSVLMVSATGIDGAVVPTSVGQMVAAGLSELALGAMLAFGLFTSFAVFQLAGRIIDIQLGFGIASIIDPATRTQSPLLGTFLNLLAIVMFFAIDGHHLLIRGLAFSLEQIPPGTLLTDIDIGAVVAQFGGMFSYALALAAPVLFVILLIDVALSVMARSMPQVNILVVSLPLKIFVGLIILAISLRYIGPLMTRVFENLFDYWHNLMTSVAHG; encoded by the coding sequence ATGACGATCGCAATCGAAACGGCGTGGATTTTTGTCATTGCGCTGGTCGCTTTGCGCTTCGGCGCGGTGTTGGTGATGACGCCGCTTTTTAGTTTCGGCGGTGTGCCGGCCAATGTGCGCGTGCTATTGGTGCTGGCGTTGTCGGTGCTGATGGTGAGTGCGACCGGCATTGACGGTGCCGTGGTACCGACGTCGGTCGGTCAGATGGTCGCCGCCGGGCTGTCGGAACTGGCGCTTGGCGCCATGCTTGCCTTCGGCTTGTTCACCTCGTTCGCCGTGTTTCAACTCGCCGGACGCATCATCGACATTCAGCTCGGCTTCGGTATCGCCAGTATTATCGACCCGGCGACGCGTACGCAGTCGCCGCTCTTGGGTACGTTTCTCAATCTGCTCGCGATCGTCATGTTCTTCGCCATCGACGGCCATCATTTGCTGATTCGTGGCTTGGCGTTCTCGCTCGAGCAAATACCGCCGGGTACATTGTTGACCGATATCGATATCGGCGCCGTCGTTGCCCAGTTCGGCGGTATGTTCAGCTACGCGTTGGCGCTGGCGGCGCCGGTGCTGTTCGTTATTCTGCTGATCGATGTGGCGCTGTCGGTGATGGCGCGCAGCATGCCGCAAGTGAACATCCTCGTCGTCAGCTTGCCGCTGAAGATTTTTGTCGGCTTGATCATCCTGGCGATTTCGTTGCGATACATCGGACCGCTGATGACGCGCGTGTTCGAAAATCTGTTCGATTACTGGCACAACTTGATGACGAGCGTCGCCCATGGCTGA
- the flgG gene encoding flagellar basal-body rod protein FlgG: MIDSLYIGATGMQAQQMNIDTVANNLANVNTAGFKRNRVEFEDLLYRTMDASKSDNANAARSGMGTAIASSGKVFTVGELKKTEQPLDLAIRGQGFFEVTLPDGTLGYTRYGALQLNADGALVTHDGHPLSNSIQVPSDATAIVVEADGRVLANVPGQTQPIDIGQIELANFVSANNLKPVGDNLYLATEGSGEALRSQPGQNGVGNLAQGFIESSNVKLIDEMINLIVAQRAYEINSKVVQASDELLSISNNLFR; this comes from the coding sequence ATGATTGATTCGTTATACATCGGCGCCACCGGTATGCAGGCGCAGCAAATGAACATCGACACCGTTGCTAACAATCTGGCGAATGTGAACACCGCCGGCTTCAAGCGCAATCGGGTCGAATTCGAAGACTTGCTGTATCGGACCATGGACGCGTCCAAGTCGGACAACGCTAATGCCGCGCGTTCCGGTATGGGCACGGCGATCGCTTCGTCCGGCAAAGTCTTCACCGTCGGCGAACTGAAGAAGACCGAGCAACCGCTCGACCTCGCCATCCGCGGCCAAGGTTTCTTCGAAGTCACGTTGCCGGACGGTACGCTCGGTTACACCCGCTACGGCGCGTTGCAGTTGAACGCCGACGGCGCGTTGGTTACGCACGATGGTCATCCGTTGAGCAACTCGATCCAAGTGCCGAGCGATGCGACCGCTATCGTCGTCGAGGCCGATGGTCGCGTGCTCGCTAATGTACCCGGTCAAACCCAACCGATCGACATCGGCCAGATCGAATTGGCCAACTTCGTCAGCGCCAACAATCTGAAGCCGGTCGGCGACAACCTCTATCTCGCGACCGAAGGTTCGGGTGAAGCGTTGCGCAGTCAGCCGGGACAAAACGGCGTCGGTAACCTCGCCCAAGGTTTCATCGAATCGTCCAACGTCAAGTTGATCGACGAGATGATCAATCTGATCGTTGCCCAACGTGCTTACGAAATTAATTCGAAAGTGGTGCAGGCGTCGGACGAGTTACTGAGCATCAGCAACAACCTGTTTCGATGA
- a CDS encoding tetratricopeptide repeat protein gives MTDFAQIRNRLDRYKQFLAADPRNTSLLAEVAELRMQLGDFDGARAALDTALGLSPTHPGLRSQRAVLAIASSRPEEAVELLQGLIADGVDAPAVRYNFGYALMFTGKHREAADQFLAVSTVADAPSDTSLMLARALHHLGDLDGAMQHAKTHLEKHPNDAAGLGYMALLSLDSTEMTAAKEYAEKALASDGDNSEALVVLGSFALEHQDEAVAKENFEQVLARRPNNGRAWSGLALSEMLALNIDRAKECLGQALQYMPEHIGTWHVLGWCQIVTEDLAGAQATFAKALAMDRNFGETHGGVAVVAVLQGRVKEAEEAMRRALKLDPKSFAGRFAQSLLLAHAGNPQAAQALVQRILRSRVTPEGQPLEETLAKFLRTRKVLPIPPAKK, from the coding sequence ATGACCGACTTCGCACAAATTCGTAATCGTCTCGACCGTTACAAGCAATTTTTAGCGGCCGATCCGCGTAATACCAGCTTGCTGGCCGAAGTGGCGGAGTTGCGTATGCAGCTCGGCGATTTTGACGGCGCCCGGGCGGCGCTCGATACGGCGCTGGGATTATCGCCGACCCACCCGGGCTTGCGATCGCAGCGAGCGGTGTTGGCCATCGCCAGTAGCCGTCCCGAAGAGGCGGTCGAGTTATTGCAGGGTTTGATCGCCGATGGCGTCGATGCGCCGGCGGTTCGTTATAACTTCGGCTACGCGTTGATGTTTACCGGAAAACACCGGGAAGCGGCCGATCAATTCCTGGCCGTTAGCACTGTCGCCGATGCGCCGTCGGACACGTCGTTGATGTTAGCGCGCGCATTGCATCACCTCGGTGACCTCGACGGGGCGATGCAGCATGCCAAGACTCATCTTGAGAAGCACCCGAACGACGCGGCCGGTTTAGGTTATATGGCGTTGCTGTCGTTGGATTCGACCGAGATGACCGCTGCTAAAGAATATGCCGAGAAGGCGCTGGCGAGCGACGGCGACAATTCCGAGGCGCTCGTTGTTCTGGGCTCGTTCGCGCTGGAGCATCAAGACGAAGCGGTTGCTAAAGAGAATTTCGAGCAGGTGTTGGCACGGCGACCGAACAACGGTCGCGCCTGGAGTGGGTTGGCGTTGAGCGAAATGTTGGCGCTCAATATCGATCGTGCCAAGGAGTGCTTGGGACAGGCGTTGCAATACATGCCGGAACATATCGGCACGTGGCATGTATTGGGTTGGTGCCAAATCGTGACGGAAGATCTCGCCGGCGCGCAGGCGACTTTTGCCAAGGCGTTGGCGATGGATCGGAATTTCGGCGAGACCCACGGTGGTGTAGCGGTGGTGGCGGTCTTGCAGGGGCGGGTGAAAGAGGCCGAAGAGGCGATGCGCCGCGCCCTCAAGTTAGATCCGAAATCCTTTGCCGGACGGTTTGCGCAGAGCTTATTGCTGGCGCATGCCGGTAATCCGCAAGCGGCCCAAGCCCTGGTCCAGCGTATTTTGCGTTCGCGTGTTACGCCTGAGGGACAGCCGCTCGAAGAGACGCTGGCGAAATTTTTGCGAACCCGAAAAGTCTTGCCAATACCGCCGGCAAAAAAATAA
- a CDS encoding flagellar basal body L-ring protein FlgH — MRISTLTMALIGALLTAPAGADSLFDATQFRPLSGDQRALRVGDNLTVIVTEFASLTTSARTATDKQADLGVNITGSTSGTKFGTGNVSEDFSGGGKIERSGKLVAQLTVVVQSVEANGDLRVKGEQEIEFNEEKQMLYVEGRVRPQDIQSNNSVLSTRLSDAKIRYTGDGLLAEKQSPGILTRFLGWLHIL, encoded by the coding sequence ATGCGCATATCGACACTAACGATGGCATTGATCGGCGCGCTGCTGACGGCGCCGGCGGGTGCTGACAGTTTGTTCGACGCGACTCAGTTTCGGCCGTTGTCCGGCGATCAGCGGGCGCTGCGGGTCGGCGACAACTTGACCGTTATCGTCACCGAGTTCGCGAGCCTGACTACCAGCGCGCGCACCGCGACCGACAAACAAGCGGATTTGGGCGTGAACATCACCGGCTCGACGTCGGGTACTAAGTTCGGCACCGGCAATGTGTCGGAAGATTTCAGCGGCGGCGGCAAGATCGAACGCTCCGGCAAGTTGGTGGCACAGCTGACCGTGGTCGTGCAATCGGTCGAGGCCAACGGCGATCTGCGGGTGAAAGGCGAGCAGGAAATCGAATTCAACGAAGAGAAGCAGATGCTGTACGTCGAAGGCCGGGTCCGGCCGCAAGACATTCAGTCGAACAACTCGGTGCTATCGACCCGGTTGAGCGACGCCAAGATTCGTTACACCGGCGACGGCTTGCTGGCCGAGAAGCAAAGCCCGGGCATTCTCACGCGGTTTCTGGGCTGGTTACACATTCTATGA
- the flhA gene encoding flagellar biosynthesis protein FlhA, translating into MQVLRKVLGKQGDLVLVVLITFILMLLFVPIPSWMLDFLLITNFSFALLILLLTFYMGKPLEFSTFPSLLLIATLFRLGLNVSATRLILGAADAGHVIGAIGEFVVSGNYVIGLIVFLVLIVVQYVVVTNGAQRVAEVAARFTLDSMPGKQMAIDADLNMGLIDQNEARERRKNVEREANFYGAMDGASRFVKGDAIAGILIVLINIVGGLAIGVSQMGMSWGDALQTYTLLTIGDGIVTQVPALIIATATGIIVTRAATDAQLSDEVAKQVTAYPKTILLVGAGLVALLFLPGIPLLPVLVLLTITSLLFWFAFRAWGKRELETADAGKAASGDAEDLYGLLTVEPIEVSIGQNLIPLVGGDNSLFMERIVAFRKQCALDAGFVFPKVRVKDNKKHGPNHYQVAVYGTKVAEGEIVADRLLAISPNGERGALDGVPARDPTYGLPAVWIVEDQRKRARDAGYTVVDPATVMLTHLTEVIKQQSPNLLTRAETERIIGRVREQQASLIEELIPKVLAVGEVQKVLQNLLREKVSIRNIEAILEVLSDFGGRSRDPELLTEHVRERLGASICQSLTNTEGELYVLTLDPSIEQAINGSIRAVDEKATLVLEPKLAEQLLRRIAGEVEKMMSNNMMPVVLCSPVLRRHLRRFTERVMPQLSVLSLSEIPNNVNLKAYGMVSV; encoded by the coding sequence ATGCAAGTCCTGCGCAAGGTACTCGGTAAGCAGGGCGACTTGGTGTTGGTGGTATTGATCACCTTCATCCTGATGCTGCTGTTCGTGCCAATCCCGTCGTGGATGCTCGACTTCCTGCTGATTACCAACTTCAGCTTCGCATTGTTGATCCTGTTGCTCACGTTCTACATGGGCAAGCCGCTGGAGTTCTCGACGTTCCCGTCGTTGTTGCTGATTGCGACCTTGTTCCGGCTTGGCCTCAACGTATCGGCGACGCGCTTGATCCTCGGCGCCGCCGACGCCGGTCACGTTATCGGCGCCATCGGTGAATTCGTCGTCTCCGGCAATTACGTCATCGGCTTGATCGTGTTTTTGGTGCTGATCGTCGTGCAATACGTGGTCGTGACCAACGGCGCGCAACGTGTCGCCGAGGTGGCGGCGCGATTCACGCTCGACAGCATGCCCGGCAAACAGATGGCGATCGACGCCGATCTGAACATGGGGCTGATCGATCAGAACGAAGCGCGCGAGCGCCGCAAGAACGTCGAGCGCGAAGCTAACTTCTACGGCGCGATGGACGGCGCCAGCCGTTTCGTTAAAGGCGACGCCATCGCCGGCATTCTCATTGTCCTGATCAACATCGTCGGCGGTCTCGCCATCGGTGTTTCGCAGATGGGCATGAGCTGGGGCGATGCGCTGCAGACCTATACGCTGCTAACCATTGGCGACGGTATCGTCACGCAGGTACCGGCACTGATCATCGCCACCGCCACCGGCATCATCGTCACCCGCGCTGCGACCGACGCGCAGTTGAGCGACGAGGTGGCAAAGCAAGTCACGGCCTATCCGAAAACTATCTTGCTGGTCGGCGCTGGCCTGGTGGCGTTGCTGTTCCTGCCGGGTATTCCGCTGTTGCCGGTGCTGGTATTGCTGACGATCACGTCGTTGCTGTTCTGGTTTGCATTCCGCGCTTGGGGTAAACGCGAGCTCGAGACTGCCGATGCCGGTAAGGCTGCCAGCGGCGACGCCGAGGATCTTTATGGCTTGCTGACGGTCGAGCCGATCGAAGTTTCGATTGGACAGAACCTGATCCCGCTGGTCGGCGGCGACAATAGTTTATTCATGGAGCGTATCGTTGCGTTCCGCAAGCAGTGCGCGCTCGACGCCGGCTTCGTCTTTCCGAAAGTGCGGGTCAAGGACAATAAGAAGCACGGGCCCAATCATTATCAAGTCGCGGTGTACGGCACTAAGGTGGCGGAAGGCGAGATCGTCGCCGATCGTTTGCTCGCCATCAGCCCGAACGGCGAACGCGGGGCGTTGGACGGCGTGCCGGCACGCGATCCGACGTATGGCTTGCCGGCGGTTTGGATTGTCGAAGATCAACGCAAGCGCGCCCGCGATGCCGGTTACACCGTGGTCGATCCGGCGACCGTCATGCTTACGCACTTGACCGAAGTCATCAAACAACAATCGCCGAATCTGCTCACGCGCGCCGAGACCGAACGCATTATCGGTCGCGTGCGTGAGCAACAGGCGAGCTTGATCGAAGAATTGATTCCGAAGGTGCTAGCGGTCGGCGAAGTGCAGAAGGTGTTGCAAAACCTGCTGCGCGAAAAAGTTTCGATTCGCAATATCGAAGCGATTCTCGAAGTGTTGTCCGATTTCGGCGGCCGCAGCCGCGATCCGGAACTGCTGACCGAGCACGTCCGTGAACGCTTGGGTGCTTCCATTTGCCAAAGTCTGACTAACACCGAAGGTGAGTTGTACGTGTTGACGCTCGATCCGTCGATCGAGCAGGCGATCAATGGATCGATTCGCGCGGTCGATGAGAAAGCGACGTTAGTGCTGGAACCGAAGTTAGCCGAGCAACTGTTACGTCGTATCGCCGGCGAAGTCGAGAAGATGATGTCGAACAACATGATGCCGGTGGTTCTGTGCTCGCCGGTTTTGCGGCGCCATTTGCGTCGTTTCACTGAGCGCGTTATGCCGCAGTTGTCGGTGCTATCGCTGTCGGAAATTCCGAATAACGTCAATCTGAAGGCCTATGGAATGGTGTCGGTATGA
- a CDS encoding EscU/YscU/HrcU family type III secretion system export apparatus switch protein, which translates to MAEQDHDRSEQATPFKLEEAKRRGQVSRSMDINAFVAVAGALVVMWLWGWKMMTSGLRLERAIFDRAHNFDFHIPGLIDWATDIALALGQLLAPFVVLIMVLGILSNMAQTGPIFSFFPLKPDPKRLNPVEGFKRVFSLKMLFEGVKTLIKLSLFATVAYFVIRALLPQVLGLIAVDPRAYPLALFDQISSLLFKLVLVLLAVALVDVLYTRWDYGKKMRMSRRELKEEVKRREGDPQVRAKIKELQREAAKRSKSVSRVPEADVLITNPTHYAVALKYERGTAGAPRVIAKGVNDMALTMRKVAARNGVPMMERRSLAQQLFREVDIDQPIPSELYEPIARVYADLYANKDAVVRGGIAS; encoded by the coding sequence ATGGCTGAGCAAGATCATGACCGCTCGGAACAGGCAACGCCGTTTAAGCTGGAAGAGGCGAAGCGGCGCGGTCAAGTCAGCCGCAGCATGGACATCAACGCCTTCGTCGCTGTCGCTGGCGCGCTGGTGGTGATGTGGTTGTGGGGCTGGAAAATGATGACCAGCGGCTTGCGGCTGGAGCGGGCGATTTTCGATCGCGCTCACAATTTCGATTTTCACATTCCGGGGCTGATCGATTGGGCAACCGATATCGCCTTGGCGCTCGGTCAACTGTTGGCGCCGTTCGTCGTATTGATCATGGTCCTCGGCATTCTTTCGAACATGGCGCAGACCGGGCCGATCTTCAGTTTCTTCCCGCTCAAGCCCGATCCCAAGCGGCTCAATCCGGTCGAGGGCTTCAAGCGGGTGTTCTCGCTAAAAATGTTGTTCGAAGGTGTGAAAACGCTGATCAAGCTCAGTCTGTTCGCGACCGTCGCCTACTTCGTGATCAGGGCGCTGTTGCCACAAGTGCTGGGTCTGATCGCCGTCGACCCGCGTGCCTATCCGCTGGCGCTGTTCGATCAAATCTCATCGTTGCTGTTCAAGCTGGTACTGGTGTTGCTGGCGGTGGCGCTGGTCGATGTGCTGTACACCCGCTGGGACTACGGCAAGAAGATGCGCATGAGCCGGCGCGAGCTGAAGGAAGAAGTGAAGCGACGCGAAGGCGACCCGCAGGTGCGCGCCAAGATCAAAGAACTGCAACGCGAGGCCGCCAAGCGCAGCAAGTCGGTGAGCCGCGTGCCGGAAGCGGACGTGCTAATCACCAACCCGACGCATTATGCGGTGGCGCTCAAGTACGAACGCGGCACCGCCGGCGCGCCGCGCGTTATCGCCAAAGGCGTGAACGATATGGCGCTGACCATGCGTAAGGTTGCCGCTCGCAATGGTGTGCCGATGATGGAGCGGCGCAGTTTGGCGCAACAGTTGTTCCGCGAAGTCGACATCGATCAACCGATTCCGTCGGAGCTGTACGAGCCGATCGCACGCGTGTATGCCGATCTTTACGCTAATAAGGACGCGGTTGTGCGCGGCGGGATAGCGTCATGA
- a CDS encoding tetratricopeptide repeat protein: MAISEKSTKVEQFDAVELFAFARLAVDRGDLEDALFKLKQVLATVDPPADAIALAAMVYARLRLFDRAEKLYERYLEKHPNAVLERFQLGMTYYDGGKPVPALEAWEKVLKDQPRHPPALFYKALLLAQTGKTGDAKQMLDVLLKSAPADNLYFGRAKELLQALEAGKAPESATANIGAMLPTDAYRTDH, from the coding sequence ATGGCTATTTCAGAAAAATCGACCAAGGTCGAACAGTTCGATGCTGTGGAATTATTTGCATTTGCACGTCTCGCTGTCGATCGCGGCGATTTGGAAGATGCGTTGTTCAAGCTCAAGCAGGTACTGGCAACAGTCGATCCGCCGGCCGACGCAATCGCCTTAGCGGCAATGGTTTATGCGCGGTTGCGGTTGTTCGATCGCGCCGAAAAACTGTATGAGCGTTATTTGGAAAAACATCCGAATGCGGTATTAGAGCGGTTTCAACTAGGCATGACGTATTATGACGGCGGCAAGCCGGTGCCGGCGCTCGAGGCGTGGGAGAAGGTACTCAAGGATCAGCCGCGTCATCCGCCGGCGTTGTTTTATAAAGCGTTGTTGCTAGCGCAGACGGGAAAGACCGGCGACGCCAAGCAGATGTTGGATGTTTTGCTGAAGTCGGCACCCGCCGACAACCTCTATTTCGGCCGCGCCAAGGAGTTATTGCAAGCGCTGGAAGCCGGCAAGGCGCCGGAGTCGGCAACCGCTAACATCGGCGCTATGCTGCCGACCGATGCTTATCGTACGGATCACTAA
- a CDS encoding flagellar biosynthetic protein FliQ: MGDLSSELALALSAEMLRTALYVAAPILGFSMLIGLLVSMLQVVTQIQEVSLTFIPKILTVGLVLFLFGAWMLSTIVQFASTVIGNIPSYF, from the coding sequence ATGGGGGATTTAAGTAGTGAATTAGCGCTCGCGCTGTCCGCAGAAATGCTGCGAACCGCGTTGTACGTCGCTGCACCCATCTTGGGTTTTAGCATGTTGATCGGGCTCCTCGTCAGCATGCTGCAAGTCGTCACCCAGATCCAAGAAGTCTCATTAACCTTCATTCCGAAAATCCTGACGGTCGGCCTGGTGCTGTTTTTGTTCGGCGCCTGGATGCTGAGCACTATCGTTCAGTTCGCCTCGACGGTTATCGGCAACATCCCGTCGTATTTCTAG
- a CDS encoding EscU/YscU/HrcU family type III secretion system export apparatus switch protein produces MTTSEHSSPKKVVGLKYEMGEGLPTVVVKASGNAVDEVLRARSLVNGPPVVQDAQLADQLYRLPMDGHIGPELFQLVAALLAHVFAIEEAEKRKGNA; encoded by the coding sequence ATGACGACCTCGGAGCATTCATCGCCGAAAAAAGTCGTCGGCCTGAAATATGAAATGGGGGAGGGCTTGCCGACCGTCGTGGTCAAGGCGAGCGGTAACGCCGTTGACGAGGTCTTGCGTGCGCGCAGCCTCGTCAACGGTCCGCCGGTGGTGCAGGACGCGCAGTTGGCGGATCAGTTGTATCGCTTACCGATGGACGGACATATCGGCCCGGAATTATTTCAACTGGTGGCGGCGCTGTTGGCGCATGTGTTCGCCATCGAAGAAGCAGAAAAGAGGAAGGGCAATGCGTGA
- the flgA gene encoding flagellar basal body P-ring formation protein FlgA, with protein sequence MKSFVKFAAAVGLIASMSALAGGDMPIVIGLRSQATVTGAQIRLADIADIQADAAVRQRLAVVQIASAPPIGGRRVLEREQVARAMRQSGGELSFSIEGSDTIAIERPAAEYDGAQLLAAAQAHLAEHLRGQVPTNARVQITPVTNVPSFRGPAGQWRAAPRPLRGIGVAKRMCVWLDIEVNGAIYRSLPVWFAVSVYRPALVTRRAYGSKEPITTNDIAIEERDVAALASPPIAADTALTGLRTRRFVAAGNVLQASDIESLPSILADQEVDVHVITGPIAIDTKAVAQEEGSIGKIIRVRNPASTLTYTAKVVGDRKVLVTE encoded by the coding sequence ATGAAATCGTTCGTTAAATTCGCCGCCGCTGTCGGCCTGATCGCGTCGATGTCGGCACTCGCCGGCGGTGACATGCCGATTGTGATCGGGTTACGGTCGCAAGCGACCGTAACCGGCGCGCAAATTCGCTTGGCCGACATTGCCGATATCCAAGCGGATGCGGCCGTGCGGCAGCGGTTGGCGGTGGTGCAGATCGCATCGGCGCCGCCGATCGGTGGCCGGCGTGTGCTCGAGCGCGAGCAGGTCGCACGGGCGATGCGTCAATCCGGCGGCGAGTTGTCGTTCTCGATCGAAGGCAGCGACACGATCGCGATCGAACGGCCGGCGGCGGAATACGACGGCGCGCAATTGCTGGCGGCGGCGCAGGCGCATCTCGCCGAACATTTGCGCGGCCAAGTACCGACCAATGCACGTGTGCAAATCACGCCCGTTACCAACGTTCCGTCGTTCCGCGGACCGGCCGGGCAGTGGCGCGCGGCACCGCGGCCGCTGCGTGGAATCGGCGTCGCCAAGCGCATGTGCGTTTGGCTCGACATCGAAGTGAACGGCGCGATTTATCGCAGCTTGCCGGTATGGTTTGCGGTCAGTGTTTATCGGCCGGCGTTGGTAACGCGGCGCGCCTATGGATCGAAAGAGCCGATCACGACAAACGATATCGCCATCGAGGAGCGTGACGTTGCCGCGTTAGCGAGCCCGCCGATCGCGGCGGATACGGCATTGACTGGTTTGCGGACACGCCGCTTCGTCGCCGCCGGTAACGTGCTGCAGGCAAGCGATATCGAGTCGCTGCCATCGATCCTGGCCGACCAAGAGGTCGACGTACATGTCATCACCGGACCGATCGCGATCGACACCAAAGCGGTCGCACAAGAAGAAGGCAGCATCGGCAAGATCATTCGTGTGCGTAACCCGGCGAGCACGCTGACGTACACGGCGAAAGTCGTCGGCGATAGAAAAGTTTTAGTGACGGAATAA
- the flgF gene encoding flagellar basal-body rod protein FlgF: protein MRDALAVTELGMLNDVQRLNSISHNVANAGTVGFKREVVTIQPFVEHLAQANDANDSTMPTQTSPSTSIHIDHKAGTLKYTGNPLDVALEGDGLFAVSTPMGEAYTRQGNFHVDANGRLVTAAGYVVMGEGGDISVTVPDPRIDAQGRVWEGATQVGQLKIVSTNDMTTLTRAGEGLFLAGEGTNMSDASGVNARQGFAEMSNVVAMNEMIKMIETVRHFEASQRLLRGYDAMMDRAINAGGEV, encoded by the coding sequence ATGCGTGACGCACTTGCAGTAACCGAGTTGGGCATGTTGAACGACGTTCAGCGCCTGAATTCTATCAGCCATAACGTCGCTAACGCCGGCACCGTCGGCTTCAAGCGCGAGGTGGTGACGATCCAGCCGTTCGTCGAGCACTTGGCGCAAGCCAACGATGCCAACGACTCGACCATGCCGACGCAAACCTCGCCGTCGACCAGTATTCACATCGACCATAAGGCCGGCACGTTGAAGTACACCGGCAATCCGTTGGACGTGGCGCTGGAAGGCGATGGGCTGTTCGCGGTGTCGACGCCGATGGGTGAAGCGTACACGCGCCAAGGCAATTTCCATGTCGACGCCAACGGCCGGTTAGTGACCGCCGCCGGCTATGTCGTTATGGGTGAGGGCGGCGACATCAGCGTTACCGTGCCGGATCCGCGCATCGATGCGCAGGGTCGGGTGTGGGAAGGCGCAACGCAGGTCGGACAGCTGAAGATCGTCAGCACGAACGATATGACGACATTGACGCGTGCCGGCGAAGGTCTGTTTCTCGCCGGTGAAGGCACCAATATGAGCGACGCCAGCGGTGTCAATGCGCGCCAGGGTTTCGCCGAGATGTCGAACGTCGTGGCGATGAACGAAATGATCAAAATGATCGAAACGGTACGGCATTTCGAGGCGAGCCAGCGGTTGCTGCGCGGATACGACGCCATGATGGATCGTGCGATTAATGCCGGCGGTGAAGTTTAA